The sequence ATCCTGGTTGATTTTTTCTCTAACAGACGCAATGACTTCCTCTCCTTGCAGAGGGTAGTAGGCAATCACCTCAGCTTGACCTTTTCGGAAATGGTCCTTCTGACTACCTGAGTTGAATTGCTGGTCCTTTTCGCTTTTTAGCGCTTCAATTTTTTGTTCGTAAGATTGCTTTTGTAGTAGCTTATAACCAATAGCACTCCCTAATAGAATCGTAGCAACTCCTAAGATTCCAACAAGGGAAAGCAATAGCCTTCTCGTTTTATCGTGAGAAACACGTTTCGCTCTATTTTTTTTCATATTTCCATCATATCAAATCGAGGCTATTATTTCAATGATAAACAAGAATTCTGATTTCTTTTTAGAAAAATAAAAAAGCTTAGAAATATCTAAGCTTCTCGTTTAGAAACGAATCGTTTCACGTGTTTTCTCATATGAAGTTACAAAACGGTTTGTGACTCCTGGTTCAGCAACTTCCAAGGCTTGTGAAATTTTTTCAAATGACGCCTGGTAGTCAAACTCTTTTTCAAAAATTTCAAGCGCTTCGTTGAAGGCCTCTTGGATACGCTCATCAAATGAACGGTAACGGTTTGAGTATTGGAGTAGTTGTTCAGTCAAGGTTGCATATTGAACGATATCATAGGTTTCTGTTTCAAGTGCTTCCATATCATTTGTTGCGACTTCAAGAATTCGTTTAACCGATTCAATATTCACTTGTGGTTGTTCTAACTCTGCCATCAAATCTTCTGTGTTATGACTTGCAGTAAAGAAAAGTTTCAAGAAACTTTGAGGAATACCTGGCAAGTTTCTCTTCTCCATGTAACGTTTGATAGTATGCAAACGGTTCACATAGACATTTGCTTTTTGGCGAGCATTGAGGTCGTCTTTTTCAATTTGCGCAAGTCGTTCGCTAACAGAGATTTGCTCATCCTCTATATCCTTGAGGTTGCTTTGAAGCATTTCCAACTGTTCTTCAAGAACAGAGAAGGCTTGAGTTGGCTCGCCTTGGTCTTCTGTTACCTCTAAGATAGCTGTATCAAGTGCAGCCAATTCTGCTTGAAGACGACGAACATGATTGCCATCACTTTCAGGAAGAAGGTAGGTTTTAGTCAAGCGTTCAAGGTCCTGAACAAGCACCTGATTATTTTCTTTCAAGTGGTTGAGATAAGTTGGTAATGTAGCAAGAAGACTTTCAACCACTTTTTGAGCTGCAATTTCACGAGTGAAGATATCATAAAGTGCGTTGATTTCTTCTTGGATGCGATTATTTTCATACTCTGCATTGTCCAATTCCAACTGACGAATATTTTCTTGATTATTTTTCAGAGATTCATGCAAAAGTTGGAAACGAGACTCGATATCTGTTTCTGTAAAGTGGTAGTTGGCATCCAACAGCTTGCGATAGCCTTCTTCCAAATCTGCCAATTGGTCTGGCAATTCCTTTGTCAAGGTTTCAACAAGAGCTGGAATTCGCTCAACGATGTGTGTCAAAGCAAGAATATGATTTTCAGTTGAATCAAGAATTGCTGCAGCTTCAACCGGGTCACCTGATGAATTTAGGGTAACAAATTGAGAGAATTCAGATTGGATGTTTTCCAATTGCTTCTCAATCTCAGGAAGGGCCTTACCATACTTCTCTGAATCTTCTGCAACGGTATGTTGAAGGGATTCAAACAAGTCCAAGGCATGAAGGACACGGCCACTATTCTTAGATTCTTGCTTTTCAAGTTCTGAGAGAGCATTGCGAATAGCAGCAATGTCTTCTTCAATCAAGCCGATTTGGCTCTCAATCTGATCAATCTTGTGTGTTGCCTTAAAGAAACGGAAAGAATTATTGTAGCTTTCAGCTTCAAAGAGGTGATTTTCGATATCAGCAAATGAGTTCAGAGATAAATCAACCCATTTTTGATTCCATTCACGGAAGGTCACCTGACTTTGACCAATCAAGTGCATGTTTTTAACGGCCTCAACCTCATCATTTACAGGAAGGTTGTAGAGTTCTTCTTTTCTTTCTTCAAGGGCCGTTAATCTGCTTACATTACGCTTACGTAAAAAGATAGCTGTTACATAAGCTAAGATCAGAATGACTGCAATTGCAACCATTAGATAAATTAGTTGTCCATTAGACATATCAAACTCCTTTTATACTAGAAACAATCGTAATGATTATATCATATTTTTTAAACCAAGGGAACTATTTCCCACATTTTTTAGACGTCAAGTGTACTGTAAACAGCGTTTTCTTCGATAAATTCGCGACGAGGTTCTACTCGATCTCCCATCAACATATCAAAGATTTTATCTGCTTCGGCAGCATCATCTACCGAAACACGCGCCATCAAGCGATGTTCAGGATCCATGGTTGTTTCCCACAATTGGTGGTCATCCATTTCTCCCAAACCTTTATAACGTTGGATGGTTGGTTTTGAACGCCCTTCACTGTGACGTGCTAAGGCTTCTTGGAGTTTAATTTCTTGATCTGCACCAGGTTGAATGTATTCTTTAATCTCACTTCCAACTTTAACCCCATAAATCGGTGGTTGGGCAATGTAGACATAACCAGCCTCTAAGATTGGTTTCATATAGCGATAAATCAAGGTTAGCAGGAGTGTTCGAATGTGGGCTCCATCAACATCGGCATCGGTCATCAAAACGAGTTTTTGGTAACGAGCCTTAGTGACATCAATTTCTGCACCAAATCCTGTTCCCATGGCTGTGAAAAGGCTTCGAATTTCTTCGTTGGCAAGGATTTTATCCATGCTAGCTTTTTCAACGTTCAAGATCTTACCACGAATTGGAAGGATAGCCTGAAACTCACGGTTACGACCAGATTTGGCTGATCCACCAGCTGAGTCTCCTTCAACGATGAAGAGTTCGGTTTCAGCTGGGTTGTTTGAAGAACAGTCTGCTAGTTTTCCTGGCAAATTGGAAATTTCCAAACCAGATTTCTTGCGAGTGACTTCACGCGCACGCTTGGCAGCTACACGAGCCTTGGCAGCCAAAATCCCTTTTTCCACGATACGCTTGGCGATCTGTGGATTTTCCATGAGGAAATCAGAGAAGGCATCGCTGAAGAGGCGATTGGTAATCTTGACTACTTCACTATTCCCCAGTTTGGTCTTGGTTTGTCCTTCAAACTGCGGGTTTGGATGCTTAACTGAGATAACTGCAGTCAAGCCTTCACGGACATCTTCCCCTGTTAGGTTATCTTCATTGTCTTTTAGCAGTTTATTCTTGCGAGCATAATCATTGATAACACGTGTCAGCGCTGTACGGAAACCTTGCTCATGCGTACCACCTTCATGGGTGTGAATGTTATTGGCGAAACTCATGACGTTTTCGTGGTAACCGGTTGTGTACTGCATGGCTACTTCAACTGTGATATCATCCATCTCACCGTCTGTGTAGATTGGTGTATCAAAGATAACATCCTTGTTCTCGTTGATATATTCAACGTAGCTAGCAATCCCACCCTCATAGTGGTAATGTTTAGTCTGTTCGAGACCTTCACGCTTATCTGTGATGGAGATTTGAAGACCTCGGTTCAAAAAGGCTAGTTCTTGAATACGTTTGTTTAATTTTTCAAAGTCAAAAGTTGTTGTTTCTGTAAAAATCTCTGGATCTGGTGTGAAGTGAACTGTTGTTCCCGTTTTATCCGTATCTCCAACCACCTCAAGATCAGCAACAACATGACCACGACGGTATTCTTGGTAATGAATCTTACCGTTTTTATGGACATGAACATCTAGTTGAGTTGAAAGAGCGTTTACTACTGATGAACCTACACCGTGCAATCCACCTGAAACCTTGTATCCGCCACCGCCGAATTTTCCTCCAGCGTGAAGAACTGTAAAGACGGTCTCAACAGCGGGACGTCCTGTTTTTTCCTGAATATCAACAGGAATTCCACGCCCATCATCCACAACGGTGATGGAATTATCAGGCTCTATAAAGACTTGGATGTGACTGGCAAATCCAGCTAGGGCTTCGTCAATTGAGTTATCAACGATTTCCCATACTAGATGGTGAAGACCTTCTTTTGAAGTCGATCCAATATACATACCTGGACGCATACGAACAGCTTCAAGTCCCTCCAAAACTTGAATTTGACTGGCATCATAATCCTGTGCCTGTTGATTTTTGATTTCTTCTGTCATTTTTTCCCTTTTCTTACATGTCTATTGCTTGTCTCAATGTCGCAACGTTATTAAAAAGATAGGCATCTAAGCCAGCAGCTTTACCTGCTTCTACATCAATATTTCTGTCACCAATGACCAAACCAGATGTAATATGATATTTATCACGTAAATAAATCATGGACTCAGGATCTGGTTTCCGTTTAAAGCCAGAACTGGCAGTCACCACCTCGGTGAAGTAGTTCGCTATCTGGGTCTTAGCAAGAAGTTCTAGAACTTGGTCATTTCGATGAGAAACCAAGAAATGGCGGCCACCCTTGTCCGAAATGTCTTTGAGTAATTCTGGAATTCCCTCAAACAAAACTGGATGTTCTAGCTCACGCGCTTCATTTTCTTTGTAGTTCTCTAAAAAATCCTCGATATCTGGTGCAAACTTCTCGATGGCAAAAGCTGTCGAAACCTTCAAAGCTTCGTAGACACGGTCGTGTTCTTGCTCTATTCCATATTGGGCTAAGGTTTCTACAAAGGCTGCAGTAGAAGTCTCATAATTATCCAATAGGGTACCACCTAAATCCCATATATAGTCGTGATATTTCATACCCTTCATTATACCATTTTTTTATGAAAAAAGCGATGATTTCCTAGATTTTTCGGCTCTATAATTTCTATAGAGAGTAAAACACTATTGCATCGATGGAGCCTTTTTGTGAAGAATAGCTCCTCTATGAATAATAAAGCAAAATCTTTCCTATCTCAAATGTACAAATTAAAAAATAGAAACTACTAACAACCGCGTCATTATTCGCAAACGAAACGCTTTTGGATTTCCAAACTTTAAAAATAGAACCCTCATTGCTTTGAATACCACAATAGAGTGCAGAAAAAGATTATTCCAATATGGAATCTCTTGTTAATTCATTACAGTTTCCAATGATTCCATCTTTCTTTTCAATTGTAATTTATTCTCCAAACAAGCAAAAAACGATAACGTCCTTTTAAGGTGTTATCGTTTTTGTATATCATCAGATAAAGTTTGATTTTTATTGAGCTAAATTCGATTAGTTTCTTCCGAAGTTTTGACCTCTACCATCGCGGTCAAAATACATCCAACTTCCATCTTCAAGTTGAATCCATTTGCTTCGAGCCATATCTCCTGAATTGACATCGAAATATCGACTAACCCCATTCACATCAACAACTTTTCCTTTGACTTGCTTGCCGTCTTGCGTGAAATAGAGAGTCTGTTGACCAACCTGCTGCAAGCCTGTCACTGCTTTTCCAGCTTGGTCAAAATAGTACCACTCATTTTGGGAACCTTCGACAAACTTGTTGGTTGCCATCTCTCCTGAGTTAGCATCAAAGTAACGGATACTCTTATCTGAAAGTGTCACGATTTTACCCTTGACTTGCTTGCCATCTTGGTCAAAGTAAAGTGTTTGTTTGCCAATCTTTTGAAGGCCTGTCACTGCTTTTCCAGTTTGGTCAAAGTAATACCATTCGTTCTTGGCACCTTCTGCAAACTTGCCAACTGCCATTTCTCCTGAGTTAGCATCAAAGTAACGGATGGATTTATCAGCTAAAGTTACTACTTTCCCCTTGACTTGCTTGCCATCTTGGTCAAAGTAAAGTGTTTGTTTGCCAATCTTTTGAAGACCTGTCACTGCTTTTCCAGTTTGGTCAAAGTAATACCATTCGTTCTTGGCACCTTCTGCAAACTTGCCGACTGCCATTTCTCCTGAGTTAGCATCAAAATAACGGATACTCTTATCTGAAAGTGTCACGATTTTACCCTTGACTTGCTTGCCATCTTGGTCAAAGTAAAGTGTTTGTTGACCAATCTTTTGAAGACCTGTCACAGCAACTCCATCTGCTCCAAAATAGTACCAATCACTTGGGTTATCACCCTGAGCAAAACGATTGATAACAGCATTTCCTGAATCCTTGTCAAAGTAACGAAGTTTGCCATCCTTAGCACTCACAATCTTGCCCTTAACCTGATAGCCGTTTTCATCAAAGAATTGCTGTCCATCTCCTATCTTGACAAGACCTCGAGCCATAACGCCCTTGGCATCAAAGTAACGCCAGTTTTCACCATCAGTAGTGTAGTAACGGTTGAGAACTTGGGCACCAGTTTGATCATAGTAGTACTGATTACCATTTTCATCTTCACGGATAGAATCACGAAGTTGAATACCATTCTTCAAGAAATAAACGTGCTTGCCATCAATTTCATGAGCACCTGTTACAAGATAACCTCGTTTATCGAAGTAATACCAATTTCCATTTTCATCTTGGATAAAGGAATTTTTAGCTTGATAACCACTAGTTGAATAGAACTTAGTACCATTGGCATCACTAACAAATCCTGTGTAAGCATTCTTATTAACTAATTGCTTAGGCAATACGATCTCGCCATTTTTGTTAGTGAGGTAGTCGTTGCTAGCCCAGTCTTTAAGAACATAGTAAGCACCACGACCTAAGATATTGGTACCATTGAAGTACTTAGCCGACCACTTGGTAATCTTCTCATCTGTTGTCATTTTTTGACCATTGGAAATCTGTACTCGTTCAAAGATTTCTGGATATTTAGCTTTAAGCTCATCCAAGAAGGCTCCACCGTACTTACCTTGGAAATCAGTCCCATTGGTCTTACTATTAGCTACATAGAGTTTTTCCTTAATTTCTGCGCCTTCACGGTAGGTTCCATAGTTGTTGACACGTGTTGCTGTTACTACTTCCTTACCTGGTAGGTTATAGATTTGATCTGGTACCCAGTCCGCGATGGCTTGGATATTGACACTGTGAAGCGCACGGAGAGCATTGAGCAAATCTTTTAAAGAACCATATTTATTGTTCTTACTCATGGCCATATCGTAGCGGTCTTCAAAGGCATAACCATTCTGAATGATAGAATCTAAGAAAGTACCGTCTTGGCTAGATACATACTGAGGTGGTAGCTCAAATGAAGTTACTCCCCATTCCTTGAAGAGGTTGACATTTTTAGCAATGACTTTATTGGTATATTGGTCATCGCGTGTTGCAAAGTCCTGGAAGTTAGAAAATCCTTCGTAAATCAACTGAGAATCAAGGGCTGCGCTAGATTCGTAAACCTGACCACTGGCATTTTTCTTCTTGCTTGCTGTTGTACGAGCATCCTGATCTGCCTTAGCGCCAACTGGTACCCAAACAGCCAGATATCCAGAAACCTGTACATTGCTGTAGCCTGCAATATCATTCATATCAAAGGTTAAAATACCATTAGCATCTGTCTTCTTCCAGAGCGATTGCGGCACTTCTTCGTCAGTTAGATAGCGGGAAATACCATCTTTGGTCGTCAAAAGCACAGGGCGATAGTATTGATTCTTATGGGCTGCTCCCATATTGACTTGCAGTTTATCCCACGCATTTAACTTGAGGTTAGGGTTGTTTGAAGCAATAACAGCCATCCCTTGAGTACGAGTTTCTGCTGTTCCTTCATCTGTTGCTTCATTAGCACCCGTACCGTAGCGCACAGAAGTCAAAATACCATTGTAAGACCATTTATCAGCCTCACGAGGTACACCCATATAAGTGACTTTCATGTCTTGTCCACCTGCTACATACTTAATACGAGCACGCAACAAGGCATCGATAGCGTCGTGGTAAGGAGATTTTTTCTCCATGTATTGACCATCATCGGTATAGAGATCACCATAGTAGACCCGAGTGATAGAGTCTTTATTGGAGAGCATGAGAGCATGAGCAGTTGGGATGTTGAACTGCGTATATTTCTTGTCCGCCTTGCGCATATCTTCGTTGTAGATCTTGAAGGCTTGCTTGAGTTCATCCATGGTAAAGGTCAAACCATCCGTATTTGGATTGATATTTTCTCGAATGATGTCGGCAATAACAGTTTGTACTTCACTATCATGAGCCCGAACAAAGATATAGTTAGCCATTCGTTCGCCATTTTTCTTTTCAGAAGAACGGTCATTTAGACTATTTGTAATCGTTGGCTCTACTCCGCTACGGATAGATAGATTACGCATGAATGAATAAAGCAAGGACAAGCGTAGCTTGTTGTCAATTGCTAGTTGAGCACCCTTAGTATCTTTGTTGTAGTCAGGATCGTTATCAGACCAAGCTTCCAAGATAGACAAATGCTTAATAGCTTCTTCTTCACTTTCTCCAACCTTGTAGCGAGACTTGAAGTAGTCAGATGCGATTTGGAGCAAGTCTGCGTTGACATTGTCCACCGCATCGACACGAACTCCATCAAAATTAGCAGTCGGATCATTGGCTACGATGCTTCCAAAGTTCATCATAAAATGCAACCAGTTGAGTTGTTCGGCCTGAACAGCTGGATTAGAATTGTCAAAGTCGCTAGAGAGCAAGAACTCATAACCACCGTTTGACTTGTCAATGAAGTACTTAGGTGTACCTGTTTGACTAGTAGGGGTACGGTTAAGCAGACGGAACTTAGAGTCAGCATGAGAGCTCTTCTCATTATTAGTATAAAGCAAAGCTCCACCCTGCAAGTGGTCCTTTTTAGTACCAGTTGTTTCAGACTCTGACTTGATATTCCAGTTTGGCTGGGTTTTGACAAAGGCACCCATCAGCGTTCTCAACCATTTGGTATCGCCTTCTTTACCAATTTTTTCCTCAATTTTGCGCTGAACCTGCTGAGAAGCTCCTGTCAGGAGAGCTTGTTCAACTTTGTTTTCAAAAGCACCTGCTCCCAGACCTTGCTGGTTCATATAGTTGAGGTAATTAATCTGAGTACGTTTATCAGGCCACCAAGCCATCAAAAGAGGACGTAAGTCTGTTTCTGTCGAAGCCGTCCATGTTTTTCCATCTTTTAAGATGAACTTTGGACGATACCAGCTATCTGCTGTCAAATAACCGTCTACAGTTTCAATATCCTTGTCAGTCGTACCATAGAAAGCATTCTTTTGGGAGAATTCATTATTGAGACTGCTGGTTCCTTGTTGGAACTGATATTCATTTGAATCAACTAAGGCACCAGTTTCTGCATCAAAATAAAGTATTCTACCATTAAGTTCAACTGCAAAGTTCTTTTTAACTGTACCATCGTCCTGAACATAGTAATTTTTACCATCAATGGTCTTAATATGAGATAGGACATCATCATCATGGTCAGCATTTACAGGTGCAGGTTGAGCCTGATCTGCCACCATTCTTTCAGCTACTGCTCCTTGTTTTTGAGCAGGTTCGGGCAAGCGATCTTTCTTTGCAACCTTTGGATTTGCAACAATCTTGTCTTCAACAGCCGATTTTTCTCGTTTGTCGCCTTCTTGGTCTTGGGCAGTTGTTGGCCCTGCTTGTTTATTCTGCTCTGCTACTTCTGTTTTAGGAGTTTCTGTGATTGCATTAGCAGCTTTAACTTCTTCTGCAACAGCAGCCTTTTCTGTAGATGCTTCTTTCGTATCTGCTGGTTTAGCAGGCTCTTGAGCATTGGTTTGAACTGTTGCTTCCGTATTTTCTGCTGGTTTAGCAGGTTTTTCACTAGCAGCAACATCGCCTGTCACCTTGTCTGCAGGGGTTGCTTTTTCTGCTTCTTTCTCAGAAGCTACGTTAGCTTGGGCTGGAGTTTGCTGACCCGGACCACTAGTCTGAGCTGTAGCAGGTTCTTGAACCACAACCTGCTTTACATCATCCGCATGGACAACGCCTGGTTCTAGACCAAGTACCTTTGGTGCTACAATAAGGGCCAAGGTAGTCAAAGCAATGGCTACCCAGTTTTTCTTAACTTTATGCATCTTATAATGAATCTTTTTCTCCATCATAAAACCTCCTTCTGAATTTAGTATAAAGTTATGCCCTTATTCTAGTATATTTTTCAAAATGATCTTTTTTTGTTGCACATCTACAACTATGAAAGGCAAATTCTTTCAAACTGTTCTTTAAGCTTTTGGGCAACACCAAAGGAATCTAAAAATTCAAAAAAAGATAGGCATTGCTCGATATCACTGAGAGCATTAGTATTCCCGACCTTATAGGCATACAGAGCCCTATGATACTTAATCAGCGTTCGATCATATAGATCTGTTTCAGGGATTTTAGAGTGGTCGAGATAATTGAGAAACCTCATAGCAACTAGCAGATGGTTTCCTTCTATACAGACGCTAATGACATTAAGTAGCATCTTGATAATACGGCGGCGATTTTCAGGTAGGTTGTTATAAAACTGGGTACGATTGATCATCTCACTAGCGAAGGTTTCCAACGTTTCCAAGGTCATCAAATCAACACTGTTTGTAAAAAGCCAGAGTTCATAACGTCCCCACTCCTCAACAGAAAAGAGATGATCCGTCAGGAATTCTATATCCTTCTTGCTAATCTGAAAATCTGAGCAACAGGAAGACAGAAGAGCTCTGACAATGATCGTATTGAGTTTATAGTTTTTCTTCTCAGGAAACTGTTCGGTCAAAGCTTCTGAGCTTGACAAAATATTTTGGAGCTTGACAACATTGTTTTCCTGATATGCATCAGCTACTTTTTTTGAAAACAGCACATCATCTGAATCAATGTAATTATGGTAAACATACTGAAACTCCTCTAGGGAAACGGCCATATTTTTTAAACAGCAATAAAAAGAATCAAGTGTGATCCCATTAACTCCCCGTTCAAAACGGGATAGCTGAGCTACGGAAATATCACCAGCAGCTACCTCTTTCAGGGACATTTTTTTTGATTCTCTAATGACTTTGAATATTTTTCCAAATGCTTTCAACATATCACTCCCCCAGTTTCGTATATGCAAAAAATTCTTACTAATTTTAATATACTAGTAACATGTTTCAATTATATTACAGAGAAAGTACTTTATATTTCAAATTAATACAAGCAGATTAATTCGCATGATAAGACCGTTTAATATAGCATTTATTGAATATTATATCTTTTCATGAATCTATTGATTTCAGTAGAAATCTGAACTATTCTATCTAACAACTTGAAAACACTAACATTTCTAGAGATAGATTCCTTCTTATGTTAAACGAATCTTGATTGATTTATAAAAGTTTGATATAAAATCGCAAGACAATCATATGAAACATTTTTTAGACATGGAGTAAATTAAAAAACGAGAGCCGAACTCTCGTCTTACTGTTGATTTCCAAAGACATCTCGATAGAGCATGCCGTCTCGTAAACTTTCAGCATCTCCTCCTAATTGCTCTACCAATTCATAGGCAAAGGCAAGTGCGGTTGACGGTCCTCGGCTAGTTGTTAGATTGCCATCCACAACTACTGTTTGCTTTTGATAAATTCCGTCAGTAATTTGCTCCTGAACTCCGTCATAACAAGTAAAGTGCTTGTCTTTCAGGACACCTGCTTGATGAAGAGCGATTGGGGCTGCACAGATGGCAGCAATTTTCTTTCCTGCTTGGTTAAAGGCTTTAATCTGTGAAATGAGCGCTTGATTATCTCGTAGGTGAGCTGAGCCTGGCATACCACCTGGAAGAACTACCAAGTCATAGTCGGACAAATCACCATCAAAGATACGGTCAGCTTTTACCTGAATGTCATGTGACCCTGTCACCTGCTCTTCAAATCCTACCATATCACAAGAAATGTTTGCTCGACGCAAGACATCGACTACTGTCAAGGCTTCAATTTCTTCAAAACCCTGGGCTAAAATAACTGCTACTGTTGCCATAGTGGCCTCCTTATTTGATTTGTTTTAGGACGACTTTCTTTCGTTTGAATGGAACTTTTCCACTTTTCTCTTCTGCTAGATTGGTCTGGTAACTCATAGACAAGAGGAGACCGACACCGATGAGGTTACTAATAATTGCGGATCCCCCTTGAGAAATAAATGGCAGAGGAATCCCTGTCAAAGGAAGTAAGCCTGTCACGGCACCGATATTTTCAAAGATATGGAAGAGCAACATCATGATAAAACCAGTCGAAATGTAGGTGTAGAACTGGTTATTTGACCTGAGCGTAATCTTCAACATACGGTAGATGAGAAGCAAGTATAAAGCAACCACAAAGACTGAACCAATAAAGCCAAAGTCTTCAGCAATTACGGTGAAAATCATATCGCTCTCGCGTACTGGAATGAGGAGATTGGACACATTGAAACCTTGTCCAAACAAGCCACCACTTCCAATCGCAATTTGTCCCTGCGCCTGTTGATATGTTGTTGTTTGTGCAAAGTCAAAGGGATTGAGCCAAGCCAAGATGCGGTTGATCTGGTAAGTTGGCATCCCAATCTGATGCAAGAAGGCACGTCCATCCTTGCTTATAAAGATGGCCATAAAACCTACAACTGCAGTCACTCCTGTCGCAAAAACCGGAATGATGATCTTCCACGAAACACCTGAAAGGAGAACCATACCGGAAAAAATAGCTACAAAGACCAAGGCAGTCCCCAAGTCACTTTGTAGGGCTAAGAGTATCAAGACTGGTATGGTAAAGGCGATCATCCAACCAATCAGTAGGAAATCCAAGGGAATAGTCCGTCTCCATTCCTTGTGTTTTTGAGTGAATCTTACAATGGCTCGAGCCAACATCAAGATATAGGAAATCTTCATGAATTCCGATGGCTGGAAAAGTGTCGTTCCACCAATCGATACCCAGTTCTTGGCACCTGTTGACGCTACAAGATTTGGATTGTAGAAAACAAGAGGTAGGATCATCAAAGCTAGCCCTAGACCATAAAGATAGGGAGTCACCTTCCATAAAAACTCGGTATTAAAGAACATGACCACAAAACCAATGACAAGGCCCAAGGAAATCCAAGCGATTTGCTGACCTAGAATTAGTAATACATTATTTGGATAGTCATGACTAACTGCTATATAAATGGCCACTACTCCAATCACCAGTAAACAAAACACTGGTAGGAGGAGGCTATAATCGACTCGAGAGTCGAAGGAACGTTTCATATTTTTTA comes from Streptococcus oralis and encodes:
- a CDS encoding DJ-1 family glyoxalase III, which produces MATVAVILAQGFEEIEALTVVDVLRRANISCDMVGFEEQVTGSHDIQVKADRIFDGDLSDYDLVVLPGGMPGSAHLRDNQALISQIKAFNQAGKKIAAICAAPIALHQAGVLKDKHFTCYDGVQEQITDGIYQKQTVVVDGNLTTSRGPSTALAFAYELVEQLGGDAESLRDGMLYRDVFGNQQ
- a CDS encoding helix-turn-helix domain-containing protein; amino-acid sequence: MLKAFGKIFKVIRESKKMSLKEVAAGDISVAQLSRFERGVNGITLDSFYCCLKNMAVSLEEFQYVYHNYIDSDDVLFSKKVADAYQENNVVKLQNILSSSEALTEQFPEKKNYKLNTIIVRALLSSCCSDFQISKKDIEFLTDHLFSVEEWGRYELWLFTNSVDLMTLETLETFASEMINRTQFYNNLPENRRRIIKMLLNVISVCIEGNHLLVAMRFLNYLDHSKIPETDLYDRTLIKYHRALYAYKVGNTNALSDIEQCLSFFEFLDSFGVAQKLKEQFERICLS
- a CDS encoding glycoside hydrolase family 70 protein; the encoded protein is MMEKKIHYKMHKVKKNWVAIALTTLALIVAPKVLGLEPGVVHADDVKQVVVQEPATAQTSGPGQQTPAQANVASEKEAEKATPADKVTGDVAASEKPAKPAENTEATVQTNAQEPAKPADTKEASTEKAAVAEEVKAANAITETPKTEVAEQNKQAGPTTAQDQEGDKREKSAVEDKIVANPKVAKKDRLPEPAQKQGAVAERMVADQAQPAPVNADHDDDVLSHIKTIDGKNYYVQDDGTVKKNFAVELNGRILYFDAETGALVDSNEYQFQQGTSSLNNEFSQKNAFYGTTDKDIETVDGYLTADSWYRPKFILKDGKTWTASTETDLRPLLMAWWPDKRTQINYLNYMNQQGLGAGAFENKVEQALLTGASQQVQRKIEEKIGKEGDTKWLRTLMGAFVKTQPNWNIKSESETTGTKKDHLQGGALLYTNNEKSSHADSKFRLLNRTPTSQTGTPKYFIDKSNGGYEFLLSSDFDNSNPAVQAEQLNWLHFMMNFGSIVANDPTANFDGVRVDAVDNVNADLLQIASDYFKSRYKVGESEEEAIKHLSILEAWSDNDPDYNKDTKGAQLAIDNKLRLSLLYSFMRNLSIRSGVEPTITNSLNDRSSEKKNGERMANYIFVRAHDSEVQTVIADIIRENINPNTDGLTFTMDELKQAFKIYNEDMRKADKKYTQFNIPTAHALMLSNKDSITRVYYGDLYTDDGQYMEKKSPYHDAIDALLRARIKYVAGGQDMKVTYMGVPREADKWSYNGILTSVRYGTGANEATDEGTAETRTQGMAVIASNNPNLKLNAWDKLQVNMGAAHKNQYYRPVLLTTKDGISRYLTDEEVPQSLWKKTDANGILTFDMNDIAGYSNVQVSGYLAVWVPVGAKADQDARTTASKKKNASGQVYESSAALDSQLIYEGFSNFQDFATRDDQYTNKVIAKNVNLFKEWGVTSFELPPQYVSSQDGTFLDSIIQNGYAFEDRYDMAMSKNNKYGSLKDLLNALRALHSVNIQAIADWVPDQIYNLPGKEVVTATRVNNYGTYREGAEIKEKLYVANSKTNGTDFQGKYGGAFLDELKAKYPEIFERVQISNGQKMTTDEKITKWSAKYFNGTNILGRGAYYVLKDWASNDYLTNKNGEIVLPKQLVNKNAYTGFVSDANGTKFYSTSGYQAKNSFIQDENGNWYYFDKRGYLVTGAHEIDGKHVYFLKNGIQLRDSIREDENGNQYYYDQTGAQVLNRYYTTDGENWRYFDAKGVMARGLVKIGDGQQFFDENGYQVKGKIVSAKDGKLRYFDKDSGNAVINRFAQGDNPSDWYYFGADGVAVTGLQKIGQQTLYFDQDGKQVKGKIVTLSDKSIRYFDANSGEMAVGKFAEGAKNEWYYFDQTGKAVTGLQKIGKQTLYFDQDGKQVKGKVVTLADKSIRYFDANSGEMAVGKFAEGAKNEWYYFDQTGKAVTGLQKIGKQTLYFDQDGKQVKGKIVTLSDKSIRYFDANSGEMATNKFVEGSQNEWYYFDQAGKAVTGLQQVGQQTLYFTQDGKQVKGKVVDVNGVSRYFDVNSGDMARSKWIQLEDGSWMYFDRDGRGQNFGRN
- a CDS encoding FtsW/RodA/SpoVE family cell cycle protein; this encodes MKRSFDSRVDYSLLLPVFCLLVIGVVAIYIAVSHDYPNNVLLILGQQIAWISLGLVIGFVVMFFNTEFLWKVTPYLYGLGLALMILPLVFYNPNLVASTGAKNWVSIGGTTLFQPSEFMKISYILMLARAIVRFTQKHKEWRRTIPLDFLLIGWMIAFTIPVLILLALQSDLGTALVFVAIFSGMVLLSGVSWKIIIPVFATGVTAVVGFMAIFISKDGRAFLHQIGMPTYQINRILAWLNPFDFAQTTTYQQAQGQIAIGSGGLFGQGFNVSNLLIPVRESDMIFTVIAEDFGFIGSVFVVALYLLLIYRMLKITLRSNNQFYTYISTGFIMMLLFHIFENIGAVTGLLPLTGIPLPFISQGGSAIISNLIGVGLLLSMSYQTNLAEEKSGKVPFKRKKVVLKQIK